The DNA sequence GGGAGAGGAGCCGGGTCATCCTGCTCCAGGCCGGCCGGTCGGGGGGGTAAAGGAGAAGTGCCTTGCCGTCGGTGAGATCTAGCCGTGTGCCCGCGATCATGCGCACGCCGGTCGCCTTCTGCGCGTCCCAGCCGCGCACCACGCCCGCAACGCTGCCCCAGTCGGCTAACCCCAGGGCCTCATGGCCAAGCAGGGCAGCAGCGGAGAAGAGCTGCTCGGGCGAGGACGCGCCGCGCAGGAAGGAGAAGTGGCTGGTGACCTGCAATTCGACATAGCGGGCCATCAGCCGAACATTCCGTGCATGAACCAGCTGAGATTGCCGGTCTGCGCGTCGACGCCATCACCGCGGCGGAAGAGCCAGAAGCGTTCGCCGCCTGCCGCCTCCACCCGGAAATAATCCCGTACCGCCCACATTTCGTCCTCGTTCCTCCACCATTCGCCATGGATGCGCTCGGGGCCATCGCCTGCGATGACGCGGTAGCTCTTGCCGCGCCAGGTGAAGCGGCGCGGCGGATGGTCGGGCATCAGGGCAACGACATGGACAAGAAGCTCAGGGCGCCTCAGCATCCGCACCGGCCGTTTCCAATCTGGCCAGCCCAGCGGCTTTGCCAGCGGCGCGACACGCCGCACCGCCCGCTCGGGCACATCGCTTTCGTGCGAGGAGAGGCGGAAGGGCCTGTCCGGCTCGATCCTGCCGCTCAGCTGATCGACGAGCGTCGCGATGTCGCGCGGCCGATCATCCTGGCCAAGGCCGGCCTCTATCGTCTGGGCTGCGAGCGTCTCAACGCGCGGCGCGGCAAGGGTCATCGCTTCGATCCCGAGGCCCGGATCGATCCGCTCGACGCGCATGGCGAGCATGCGCTTCAAATGTAGGGAATCGCGGGTCGCCCGGGCGGTGCCGATGGCGATGCGCTGCTCGCTGCCGTCCACGATCAGGCAGGCAAGATGGGCTGTGCGCAGGCCAAGTCCGCGTTGCTGCAGCGCGATGACCAGGTCATCGACGAGATCGCCGATCACCTGGATGATCGCCTCTGCCGTACCGATGGGCTCAAGCAGCCGCCGCTCCACGCGGGGCGCTTCGAACGTGACCACCGGGATTATGGGTTCTGCCGCCATGCCACGCGCCTGGTCGAGCCGTTGCACCGTCGTGATGCCGAGCCGCCGGGCAAGGGGCGCGCGCGGCATGGAATAGAGGTCCGCGATCCGCTCGAGACCAAAGCGGGCGGCTGCGTGCAGCGCCTCAGGTTCAAGGCGCAGTGCGGCAAGCGGCAGATCGGCAAGCGCCTGCGTCTCTTCGCCCGGCGGCAAGAGCGTGATGGGGGCGCCGCCGTGGCGGGCAAGCGCATAAGCGGCGCCCGCCGTCCCCGCGACCGCGATGCTGGCGGTGAAGCCCCGCCGCTGCAGAAAGCGCAGCAGCCGGTGGCAGAAGCGCTGTTCGCCGCCGAAAAGATGGGTGGTCCCCGTCAAGTCCAACCAGAGACCATCGGGATCGCAGACACTGGCTGTCGGTGTCCAATGCCCCACCGCATGAAGAGCGAGGCGATCAAGCCAGGCGCGGTCGGCATCCGGCTCGGCGTCGCGGACCTCAAGCTCTGTCACCAGCGCGCGAGCGTGGGCCGCCGCCATGCCAGGCCGTAGACCAAGATCCAGCGCGACCGGGCAGGCCGAGGTGACAATGTCGCGCTGCCCGGAGCGGGCGATCAGGACGGTGGGCCTGCCCCACAAGCGCCCCCAGCTTATCGCAGGCGCTGAACCGCCGCTGCCTTCACCGCGCGCCATGGCCTTGAAGGGATGCTCGGCCGCTTCACTCCTGCGGCCCATCTCGCGCATGGACGGACGTTGATGCGCCGGCAAGGCGTCGATGTCGGACTGGTGGGGCTTATGTCCTAGCGCTCCGTCTCGCGCCCAGCGCGCACCGGGGCGCCAGGCGCCGCCGCGCGGGACAGAGCATGCACCTGGATCATCGTCGACCGGCCGCGCGAAACGGGGCGCGGCCGGGACGTGCTCAAGCGGCCTGGCTGGCCGCTCCAACCTCCGCAACCGCTCGATGGCGAGTTGCGGCAGGTAGAGCGAGGCGACCCGTGTCATCGCACGCTTCCAGTTCGAGGGAGAAGGGGTTGCCGTTGCGCTGGCGGACCAGTTCGACCGCCCAGCGGGCGCGACCGACCCCCGGATGAGGAAGGGGCGCAGAAGGCCGGCAGCCGATCCGCCAGCGTGTCATCGCCGAAGAGAGCCCGCTCAAGGGGCAGCGCTCGCGCAACCGATGGCGGCGGTAGAGCAGTATTGGGGTCTTGCCGTCGGAGGCCGCGAGTTGCAGCCGCCGGGTTGCGGTCTGATCAGCCGCCTTTACCTCCGCAATGACGCAGGCCAGCGATCCATCGCGCAGGGCATCCTCCGCCATCGCGAGAACGGCGCTGTCCTTCAGGCCTTGCGCATAGAAAATCCGGTCGGGACCAAGGCCCACCTGTTCAAGACCGGGAGCATAAAGGTCAAAACGGCTGAGTGCCCAGAAGATCTCGGCCTTCTTGCTCGCCGCGAAGCGGGCGGCAATGCCTGCTGCGAAGAGCGTGGCGGCGGCATCGTCGTTCAGCGTTGCGGAAGCAGCGGCAATCTCATGCAGGCCCGCGCCATGCAGGCCCTGGTCGGCAAGCCGGTCATCCATCTCCGGCAATCCGAAAGGCAGCGGAGCGGTCTGGCCCGCGCAGCTCTGCCCGAGGCTCGCGCGAAGCGCCGCAACAGCATCAGCCTGAGGCTGATCGAGAGAAAGAGAGGAGCTGGGCATGGGAACATATCGACTCAGATGTTCGCTTTATGTTCCGTTGTCGCGCCGGATTCGTCAAGGCTGATGAATCCTGCCGCTCCAGTCTCTTGGCGTGGCTTATCGGCTCAACCTTTGAGCATCTGCAGCGTTGCCGGATCTCGCGCACCGTCGAACCAGCGGTCCAGCGCCTCGGCGAACAGGGGCTGAGGGCCAGCGCGCTCGAACAGCGTCAAAGAGGAGCGCAGCTTCATGGCGTCGACAGAACCGAAGACCCCGACTGGGTCGTGGTTCCCGAGCGCCTGCAGCGCCGTCACGCACTCGAGATAGCGGGGGCCGAGCAAGCCATGGTCAAGATAGGCACGGGCTTCGGCGAGCGAGGCAATCCCGTAATAATGCGCAGTCGGGCTCTGCCCGAGGCCGCGAAGCTGCGGGAAGATGAACCACATCCAGTGTGATCGCTTTGCACCCGCCCGGATTTCCGCCAGGGCCGTATCATAGATTTTAGCCTGCGCCTCGACGAAGCGCGCGAGGGTCGCATCGGTTGTCATCAAACGAGCGCGCCCTGAGCGGGTGGGGCGCCATAGACCTGGGTGACGGGCAGGCTCCCCTGCGGCAGCCAGCGGAGCACCTCATTGGCCGGCACCGTCGGATCAAGCCAGTCGGCCCATTGGTCGCGGGCGAGCGGGATGATCTGGCGATGATGATAGGGCGCAACGTCGGGGCCTGCATCCATGGTCAGCATCGTGAACGCCTCGCAAGCCGCGCTCTCGCGCCAGATGCCCGCGATGCAGAACCATGGGTGATCCCTCATGGTGAACAGCCATTTGTCGAGCCGCTTCTGTTTCGGGTCTGCCGGATCGGTGAATTCATAGAAGCCGTCGGCCAGGATCAGGCAGCGGTGCGAACTGAAGGCGCGGCCCTCGCTGCGGAAATTATAAACAGGCTTGCCCCTCGGCCCCGGCCAGCTCCAGCGCCTGTTCACCAGTTCGCCGATGCCTCGTTCGCCTTCAACGGAACGGAGGATGGGCGCCATGTCGGTGATCTTGATGTCCTCGCGCGCGGGCACATTGGGCGTGCCTTCAGGCATTTTGATCTTGATCTGCAGACTTTCAAAATCCTCGGCGATCGAGGCGATATCGACCTCAAGGCGGTAGTCGTTGCACATTGCATGATCCTCACCAGCTGCGCCTCTTGCGCCCGGCTATCCAACGGATAGGG is a window from the Sphingobium sp. Cam5-1 genome containing:
- a CDS encoding DUF1810 domain-containing protein; its protein translation is MTTDATLARFVEAQAKIYDTALAEIRAGAKRSHWMWFIFPQLRGLGQSPTAHYYGIASLAEARAYLDHGLLGPRYLECVTALQALGNHDPVGVFGSVDAMKLRSSLTLFERAGPQPLFAEALDRWFDGARDPATLQMLKG
- a CDS encoding DUF6504 family protein, which translates into the protein MTRVASLYLPQLAIERLRRLERPARPLEHVPAAPRFARPVDDDPGACSVPRGGAWRPGARWARDGALGHKPHQSDIDALPAHQRPSMREMGRRSEAAEHPFKAMARGEGSGGSAPAISWGRLWGRPTVLIARSGQRDIVTSACPVALDLGLRPGMAAAHARALVTELEVRDAEPDADRAWLDRLALHAVGHWTPTASVCDPDGLWLDLTGTTHLFGGEQRFCHRLLRFLQRRGFTASIAVAGTAGAAYALARHGGAPITLLPPGEETQALADLPLAALRLEPEALHAAARFGLERIADLYSMPRAPLARRLGITTVQRLDQARGMAAEPIIPVVTFEAPRVERRLLEPIGTAEAIIQVIGDLVDDLVIALQQRGLGLRTAHLACLIVDGSEQRIAIGTARATRDSLHLKRMLAMRVERIDPGLGIEAMTLAAPRVETLAAQTIEAGLGQDDRPRDIATLVDQLSGRIEPDRPFRLSSHESDVPERAVRRVAPLAKPLGWPDWKRPVRMLRRPELLVHVVALMPDHPPRRFTWRGKSYRVIAGDGPERIHGEWWRNEDEMWAVRDYFRVEAAGGERFWLFRRGDGVDAQTGNLSWFMHGMFG
- a CDS encoding SOS response-associated peptidase, yielding MCNDYRLEVDIASIAEDFESLQIKIKMPEGTPNVPAREDIKITDMAPILRSVEGERGIGELVNRRWSWPGPRGKPVYNFRSEGRAFSSHRCLILADGFYEFTDPADPKQKRLDKWLFTMRDHPWFCIAGIWRESAACEAFTMLTMDAGPDVAPYHHRQIIPLARDQWADWLDPTVPANEVLRWLPQGSLPVTQVYGAPPAQGALV
- a CDS encoding ImuA family protein; amino-acid sequence: MPSSSLSLDQPQADAVAALRASLGQSCAGQTAPLPFGLPEMDDRLADQGLHGAGLHEIAAASATLNDDAAATLFAAGIAARFAASKKAEIFWALSRFDLYAPGLEQVGLGPDRIFYAQGLKDSAVLAMAEDALRDGSLACVIAEVKAADQTATRRLQLAASDGKTPILLYRRHRLRERCPLSGLSSAMTRWRIGCRPSAPLPHPGVGRARWAVELVRQRNGNPFSLELEACDDTGRLALPAATRHRAVAEVGAASQAA